From Cellulosimicrobium sp. ES-005, one genomic window encodes:
- a CDS encoding family 43 glycosylhydrolase, giving the protein MDTHHRRRRRLRGAVAGAALATLLSASLAALPSYAADEELVVNGGFEDGTTGWFVNNGNATDKAVLSTTDQAFAGEAAALTTERATTGSGPMQDLSGKVRAGETYELTAKIRYDAAAAPATKQFFATMHYGGGTYTNLVSVTATKGQWATFDGRFTIPADQNVSTARLFFETPWTSNPSADPATHLMDFVLDDVSVVGAAPPGPPSKTIEVLGKLPGEHNPLISHKFGADGFGFVEDGRVYMYMTNDTQGYAPDPVTGVSPQINYGSINQITLISSEDLVNWTDHGEIQVAGPQGVAPFTNNSWAPGMAKKTVDGVDKYFLYYANGGGSSNVITGASPLGPWTSERDSTLIDGRTPGAEAVAWKFDPAPLVTDEGAYLYFGGGPASTSMPAAERFNNPKNIRVIELGDDMVSTQGTAAVVDAPVAFEAAQVFERDGKYYLSYSSHFGGNDFGGNQATLPGYPGGGQIGYMISDDPMSFPKETYAGVMFPNQSQFFGAGTGGNNHQSVFELDGKYYFTYHAPTLNKRINGNTTQGYRSPHIQELTFNADGTVQQVVGDYAGVDQVKDLDPFQVLEAETFAWQQGLATAKVDGGSAQFGDAAPNLVVRDVDAGDWSALSSVDFGDGAASVTARVKPLVEGATVEVRLDDREGAVVGTLDLDTPVGEWADVTAALEGASGVHDVYFTFAGPAGADLVEVDTWEFAADAAAPAVELDVTASARCLAGKAYVAVRATNSGDVPADVTLATPFGTRVVEDVAPGANAYQSFAARSTSLAAGVASVTGTAVLDGADVSTPYEAAFDALACGG; this is encoded by the coding sequence ATGGACACGCACCACCGCAGACGACGCCGCCTGCGCGGCGCCGTCGCCGGGGCCGCGCTCGCGACGCTGCTCTCGGCGTCGCTCGCCGCGCTCCCGTCGTACGCCGCGGACGAGGAGCTGGTCGTCAACGGCGGCTTCGAGGACGGCACGACCGGCTGGTTCGTCAACAACGGCAACGCGACCGACAAGGCCGTGCTGTCGACCACCGACCAGGCGTTCGCGGGCGAGGCCGCGGCCCTGACCACCGAGCGCGCGACGACCGGCTCCGGTCCGATGCAGGACCTCAGCGGCAAGGTCCGCGCGGGCGAGACGTACGAGCTCACCGCGAAGATCCGGTACGACGCCGCCGCGGCCCCGGCCACCAAGCAGTTCTTCGCCACGATGCACTACGGCGGGGGGACGTACACGAACCTGGTGAGCGTCACCGCGACCAAGGGCCAGTGGGCGACGTTCGACGGCCGGTTCACGATCCCGGCCGACCAGAACGTCAGCACGGCGCGGCTGTTCTTCGAGACGCCGTGGACGAGCAACCCGTCCGCCGACCCGGCGACGCACCTCATGGACTTCGTGCTCGACGACGTCTCCGTCGTCGGCGCGGCCCCGCCCGGGCCGCCCTCGAAGACCATCGAGGTCCTCGGCAAGCTGCCCGGCGAGCACAACCCGCTCATCTCCCACAAGTTCGGGGCCGACGGGTTCGGGTTCGTCGAGGACGGGCGCGTGTACATGTACATGACGAACGACACCCAGGGCTATGCGCCCGACCCGGTGACGGGCGTCTCGCCGCAGATCAACTACGGCAGCATCAACCAGATCACGCTCATCTCGTCCGAGGACCTCGTGAACTGGACGGACCACGGCGAGATCCAGGTCGCCGGACCCCAGGGCGTCGCGCCGTTCACCAACAACTCGTGGGCGCCGGGCATGGCGAAGAAGACCGTCGACGGCGTCGACAAGTACTTCCTCTACTACGCCAACGGCGGCGGGTCGTCGAACGTCATCACGGGCGCCTCGCCGCTCGGGCCGTGGACGAGCGAGCGCGACAGCACGCTCATCGACGGGCGCACCCCGGGCGCCGAGGCCGTGGCCTGGAAGTTCGACCCCGCGCCGCTCGTCACCGACGAGGGCGCGTACCTCTACTTCGGCGGCGGCCCGGCGTCGACGTCGATGCCCGCGGCGGAGCGGTTCAACAACCCGAAGAACATCCGCGTCATCGAGCTCGGCGACGACATGGTCTCGACGCAGGGCACCGCGGCCGTCGTGGACGCGCCCGTGGCGTTCGAGGCGGCGCAGGTCTTCGAGCGCGACGGGAAGTACTACCTGTCGTACTCGTCGCACTTCGGCGGGAACGACTTCGGCGGCAACCAGGCCACGCTCCCGGGGTACCCGGGCGGCGGGCAGATCGGCTACATGATCTCCGACGACCCGATGTCGTTCCCCAAGGAGACGTACGCCGGCGTGATGTTCCCGAACCAGTCGCAGTTCTTCGGCGCGGGCACGGGCGGCAACAACCACCAGTCGGTGTTCGAGCTGGACGGCAAGTACTACTTCACGTACCACGCGCCGACGCTCAACAAGCGCATCAACGGGAACACCACGCAGGGCTACCGCAGCCCGCACATCCAGGAGCTGACGTTCAACGCGGACGGCACGGTCCAGCAGGTCGTCGGGGACTACGCGGGCGTGGACCAGGTCAAGGACCTCGACCCGTTCCAGGTGCTCGAGGCCGAGACGTTCGCCTGGCAGCAGGGCCTCGCCACCGCGAAGGTCGACGGCGGCTCGGCGCAGTTCGGGGACGCGGCGCCGAACCTCGTCGTCCGCGACGTCGACGCCGGGGACTGGTCGGCGCTGTCGTCGGTCGACTTCGGTGACGGTGCCGCGAGCGTCACGGCGCGCGTCAAGCCGCTCGTCGAGGGCGCCACCGTCGAGGTGCGCCTCGACGACCGCGAGGGTGCCGTCGTCGGGACGCTCGACCTCGACACCCCCGTCGGCGAGTGGGCGGACGTGACCGCCGCCCTCGAGGGGGCGAGCGGCGTCCACGACGTGTACTTCACGTTCGCCGGCCCCGCGGGCGCCGACCTCGTCGAGGTGGACACGTGGGAGTTCGCGGCCGACGCCGCCGCCCCGGCCGTCGAGCTCGACGTGACCGCGTCCGCACGCTGCCTCGCGGGCAAGGCCTACGTGGCGGTGCGCGCGACGAACTCCGGGGACGTCCCGGCCGACGTCACGCTCGCCACGCCGTTCGGCACGCGCGTCGTGGAGGACGTCGCGCCGGGCGCGAACGCGTACCAGTCGTTCGCGGCCCGGTCCACGTCGCTCGCGGCCGGGGTCGCGTCCGTCACGGGCACGGCCGTGCTCGACGGCGCCGACGTGAGCACGCCGTACGAGGCCGCGTTCGACGCGCTGGCCTGCGGGGGCTGA
- a CDS encoding family 43 glycosylhydrolase, whose translation MSRQVRAAVAAALAGVLALGASTTSAAVADESSEGPGGTSTITGLTTTDHGDGTYGVPLLGSDVPDISVARVPAAESDEGRDVYYMISTTMHLAPGAPIMKSFDLVNWEIVGYVYDRLGVGDVSSLRNGQNGYGNGQWASSLRYHDGTFYVVFNTNDLGGSYLFRTDDVEHGAWERTALGRGFHDPSLFFDEADGGTPYIFYGSGATSAVRLNDDLTAIEADFPNIFRAEDYAGERFVGGLFEGAQVHYIDGEYYVAIITWPSGQNRQEVLFRSPHLLGRYETADGSNPYVARSALNSDGFAQGGLVEVPDGAGGYEWWGMFFRDTYPLGRIPALIPATWEDGWPTFGDDGVVRVGDTFAKPIVLDAATERRERLKSIVASDDFANDAEHRAFSDTVWEVPDAPTYDESLLGVELVANPGFEDPTTAPWAAQFGATLTRETSGAASGTGALRVAGRTLNGSGPNQQLGGKIQAGVTYEVSARVRYATGPSTVRFNMVGDWGAGVKTLAWADATPGEWTTVRGTYTVPTGTDVSTFKLAVETPWANPQPPSSSVEYLLDDVSVVGRAPDVETPTREEVSYNGSDLDLAWQWNHAPDNRYWSLTEREGWLRLTNGHVVTGEAEYTKAPGRDLTYLEEARNTLGQRTFGPTSSAQTRLDVSGMLDGDVAGLAVYGRSFAYAGIQQVDGERTLGLVTRLQPFADTIDREAVESFVPGSQVPLGERTDVHLKADADFASPNGQLWVQYSYSLDGRTWQPLGARQGPLVMDWSLSHFMGYRFGLFSYAKERTGGHVDFDHFLLSDVLDADGGADRTALDAVVAEAEGLDPAHYTAESWSAVAKELAAARATTAPSTQNEADAPARALALAVASLVRADVAEVAFTAEASVRALAGKDYVAVRVTNDEDVPVDVVVTTPYGSRSFADVAPGRHAYQAFASRLASAPAGEVTVSVTRSTDGSTATRTVTYGG comes from the coding sequence ATGAGCAGGCAGGTGAGGGCGGCCGTCGCGGCGGCGCTGGCGGGAGTGCTCGCGCTCGGCGCGAGCACGACGTCCGCGGCGGTGGCGGACGAGTCGAGCGAAGGACCGGGAGGAACGAGCACGATCACCGGGCTGACGACCACCGACCACGGAGACGGGACGTACGGTGTCCCGCTGCTGGGCAGCGACGTCCCCGACATCTCCGTGGCACGCGTCCCCGCGGCCGAGAGCGACGAGGGTCGCGACGTCTACTACATGATCAGCACCACGATGCACCTCGCGCCGGGCGCGCCGATCATGAAGTCGTTCGACCTCGTGAACTGGGAGATCGTCGGGTACGTCTACGACCGGCTCGGCGTGGGCGACGTCTCCTCGCTGCGCAACGGGCAGAACGGCTACGGCAACGGTCAGTGGGCGTCGTCGTTGCGCTACCACGACGGCACGTTCTACGTGGTCTTCAACACCAACGACCTGGGCGGGTCCTACCTCTTCCGCACGGACGACGTCGAGCACGGCGCGTGGGAGCGCACCGCGCTCGGCCGGGGGTTCCACGACCCGTCGCTCTTCTTCGACGAGGCCGACGGCGGGACGCCGTACATCTTCTACGGCTCGGGCGCGACGAGCGCCGTCCGGCTGAACGACGACCTCACCGCGATCGAGGCGGACTTCCCGAACATCTTCCGTGCCGAGGACTACGCGGGCGAGCGGTTCGTCGGCGGGCTGTTCGAGGGCGCCCAGGTGCACTACATCGACGGCGAGTACTACGTCGCGATCATCACGTGGCCGAGCGGCCAGAACCGCCAGGAGGTGCTCTTCCGCTCGCCGCACCTCCTCGGTCGCTACGAGACCGCCGACGGGTCGAACCCGTACGTGGCGCGCAGCGCGCTGAACTCCGACGGCTTCGCCCAGGGCGGGCTCGTCGAGGTGCCCGACGGCGCGGGCGGCTACGAGTGGTGGGGCATGTTCTTCCGCGACACCTACCCGCTCGGCCGCATCCCCGCGCTCATCCCCGCGACGTGGGAGGACGGATGGCCCACGTTCGGTGACGACGGCGTCGTCCGCGTCGGCGACACGTTCGCCAAGCCGATCGTGCTGGACGCGGCGACGGAGCGGCGGGAGCGGCTGAAGAGCATCGTCGCCTCCGACGACTTCGCGAACGACGCCGAGCACCGCGCGTTCAGCGACACCGTCTGGGAGGTCCCCGACGCGCCCACGTACGACGAGTCCCTGCTCGGCGTCGAGCTCGTCGCCAACCCCGGGTTCGAGGACCCGACGACCGCACCCTGGGCAGCGCAGTTCGGGGCGACGCTGACGCGCGAGACGAGCGGCGCCGCGTCGGGAACGGGCGCGCTGCGCGTCGCGGGCCGGACGCTCAACGGCTCCGGCCCGAACCAGCAGCTCGGCGGGAAGATCCAGGCGGGCGTGACCTACGAGGTCTCGGCCCGGGTCCGGTACGCCACGGGGCCCTCGACGGTCCGCTTCAACATGGTCGGCGACTGGGGTGCGGGTGTGAAGACCCTGGCCTGGGCGGACGCGACCCCCGGGGAGTGGACCACGGTCCGCGGCACCTACACGGTGCCGACCGGCACGGACGTGAGCACGTTCAAGCTCGCGGTCGAGACGCCGTGGGCGAACCCGCAGCCGCCGTCGTCGAGCGTCGAGTACCTGCTCGACGACGTGTCCGTCGTGGGCCGCGCGCCGGACGTCGAGACGCCCACGCGCGAGGAGGTGTCGTACAACGGCTCCGACCTCGACCTCGCATGGCAGTGGAACCACGCGCCGGACAACCGGTACTGGTCGCTCACCGAGCGCGAGGGCTGGCTGCGCCTGACCAACGGGCACGTCGTCACCGGCGAGGCGGAGTACACCAAGGCGCCCGGGCGCGACCTCACGTATCTCGAGGAGGCGCGCAACACCCTCGGGCAGCGCACGTTCGGCCCGACGTCGTCGGCCCAGACGAGGCTCGACGTCTCCGGCATGCTCGACGGCGACGTCGCCGGGCTCGCCGTCTACGGGCGCAGCTTCGCGTACGCGGGGATCCAGCAGGTCGACGGCGAGCGCACGCTCGGTCTCGTCACCCGGCTCCAGCCGTTCGCCGACACGATCGACCGCGAGGCGGTCGAGTCGTTCGTCCCCGGGTCGCAGGTCCCGCTGGGCGAGCGCACGGACGTCCACCTCAAGGCGGACGCGGACTTCGCCTCGCCGAACGGCCAGCTCTGGGTGCAGTACTCCTACAGCCTCGACGGGCGCACCTGGCAGCCGCTCGGGGCCCGCCAGGGGCCGCTCGTCATGGACTGGAGCCTGTCGCACTTCATGGGGTACCGGTTCGGCCTCTTCTCCTACGCCAAGGAGCGGACCGGCGGCCACGTGGACTTCGACCACTTCCTCCTGAGCGACGTGCTCGACGCGGACGGCGGCGCCGACCGGACGGCGCTCGACGCCGTCGTCGCCGAGGCCGAGGGGCTCGATCCGGCGCACTACACGGCCGAGTCGTGGTCCGCCGTCGCGAAGGAGCTGGCGGCGGCGCGGGCCACGACCGCGCCGTCGACGCAGAACGAGGCCGACGCGCCCGCGCGGGCGCTCGCGCTCGCCGTCGCGTCGCTCGTGCGGGCCGACGTCGCCGAGGTCGCGTTCACGGCCGAGGCGAGCGTGCGCGCGCTCGCCGGGAAGGACTACGTCGCCGTGCGCGTGACGAACGACGAGGACGTGCCCGTCGACGTCGTCGTCACCACGCCGTACGGCAGCCGGTCGTTCGCCGACGTCGCGCCGGGCCGCCACGCGTACCAGGCCTTCGCGAGCCGCCTCGCGAGCGCCCCGGCGGGCGAGGTGACGGTCTCGGTCACCCGCTCGACCGACGGGTCCACCGCGACCCGCACGGTCACGTACGGCGGCTGA
- a CDS encoding family 43 glycosylhydrolase encodes MTSRHEPPPTPAEPRARRRRRSLAALLGLALVAPLAPVGAAAAGPMPAAPAPVPAAAEPSAEGLRLWLPLDETAGTVAHDASGNGLDGTLTGSGGGWQPGQGLTFGGSNHVDLPDDLLAGYDAVTVSADVWVDASLTGNYFFYTLGNPAVGTPQSGNGYLFSTGNANYRASISDLAWGREQNTAKAPAAALQRGVWKTITYTLGGGTARLYEDGAQVGQNTAVTITPGAIGGGTTTANALGKSAYAADNLFKGRMKDFRLYDRALTAQEVADLASTGAQHAVAADAAALDLGDTTAVVTDLALPAKGVGGSAVTWASSDEAVVSASGAVTRPAGDEPATATLTATVALRGATETRTFDVTVLPGDGDQAKADAAAAALEVTNLDDVRGNLTLPATGLHGASVTWASSSGTITPTGEVTRPGHGEDAETVTLTATVTVGEATATRELAAHVPALPEQEDLAGYLFSYFVGEGTATGEQVYFGLSQGNDPLKYQNLNDNQPVLTSELGEKGLRDPFIIRSPEGDKFYQIATDLRIYDGNGWDAAQRTGSKSIMVWESTDLVNWTDQRLVQVSPDTAGNTWAPEAYYDETIGAYVVFWASKLYAEDDPDHTGNTYNRMMYATTRDFVTFSEAQVWVDPGYSVIDSTVTRHDGQYYRFTKDERNNTSSTPCSKFILAEKAAELRSTDYEFITDCIGKANSLGGGINQGEGPTIFKSNTEEKWYLFIDEFGGRGYVPFESTSLDAAEWTMSTDYEMPSRPRHGTVLPVTQAEYDRLLKTYQPDAFVESVEDVAVTVQTGSAPVLPASVTARFADGSTGSVDVTWDAVDPASYAQAGSFEVLGTLGGGVSVRARAVVTVTDDVVPVEGLSVTPESLEVGVGGTRQLTATVTPANATARAITWASDDADVATVSADGVVTGVGEGHALVTATTADGSHTAYVAVEVTTEIPGLVVRYAFDEKSGTAAANTAPGSTFGPATLTNGAAFSGTGEGVRLDGTDDYVDLPDHLLAGLTDVTVALDVKVATDQATPYFVYGLGNTSGTAGNGYLFTTGNAYRTSIATGNWTTEQTVTKNANLQRGVWKHLTYTLSGTTAVLYEDGVEVGRQTGVTIDPKDIGNGSTLANYIGRSLYSGDRYLKGSVRDFRIYDRALTADEVYQVGADHTAVTGAELDALKVPAIVDGASSTVTLAVEPGTDVSALAPVLTVSPRATVTPANGSVQDLTQPVAYTVTGPDGSSRTWTVQAKQMGSPVLPGTYADPNIAQFGGTFYLYATTDGTPGWGGKDFYVWKSTDLVTWERSEQPFLTLDGANGNVPWATGNAWAPTIIERDGKYWFYFSGHNPTYNRKTIGVAVADSPEGPFTAQPTAMITNGEAVTSGQAIDPAAFRDPETGKYWLLWGNGGPSNGPVMAELNDDMTSIKQDTLRRIPGLTDFREGLFLNYRDGVYHLTYSIDDTGSENYRVGYATSDSIDGPWTYRGVILEKDASQGILGTGHSSILNVEGTDDWYIAYHRFAIPGGDGTHRETTIDRLTFGEDGLIQKVVPTLESVDPVDVTPAPRVELTVEATPRCLAGKVYVAVRATNAGDVPADVTLTTPYGTRTFAGVAPGANAYQSFATRATSVEAGTVTVTGTATLDGTPATTTYDVAYAAHACG; translated from the coding sequence ATGACCTCACGCCACGAACCACCCCCGACGCCCGCGGAGCCCCGCGCCCGACGCCGACGCCGCTCGCTCGCCGCGCTGCTCGGGCTCGCGCTGGTGGCACCGCTCGCGCCCGTGGGCGCGGCGGCCGCCGGCCCGATGCCCGCGGCACCCGCGCCGGTCCCGGCTGCGGCCGAGCCGAGCGCGGAGGGGCTTCGGCTCTGGCTCCCGCTCGACGAGACCGCGGGCACCGTCGCGCACGACGCCTCCGGCAACGGCCTGGACGGGACCCTCACCGGCTCCGGCGGCGGCTGGCAGCCCGGCCAGGGCCTGACGTTCGGCGGGTCGAACCACGTCGACCTGCCCGACGACCTCCTCGCCGGCTACGACGCCGTGACGGTGAGCGCGGACGTGTGGGTCGACGCGTCGCTGACCGGCAACTACTTCTTCTACACCCTCGGCAACCCGGCGGTCGGCACCCCGCAGTCCGGGAACGGCTACCTGTTCTCGACGGGCAACGCGAACTACCGTGCGTCGATCTCCGACCTCGCGTGGGGTCGCGAGCAGAACACCGCCAAGGCCCCCGCCGCCGCGCTGCAGCGCGGAGTCTGGAAGACGATCACGTACACGCTCGGCGGTGGCACCGCGCGGCTGTACGAGGACGGCGCGCAGGTCGGGCAGAACACCGCGGTGACCATCACGCCCGGTGCGATCGGCGGCGGCACGACGACCGCGAACGCGCTCGGGAAGTCGGCCTACGCCGCCGACAACCTCTTCAAGGGCCGCATGAAGGACTTCCGGCTCTACGACCGCGCGCTCACCGCGCAGGAGGTCGCCGACCTCGCGTCCACCGGCGCGCAGCACGCCGTCGCGGCCGACGCCGCGGCCCTCGACCTCGGCGACACGACCGCCGTCGTCACCGACCTCGCGCTCCCCGCGAAGGGCGTCGGCGGCTCGGCGGTGACCTGGGCCAGCTCCGACGAGGCGGTCGTCTCCGCGAGCGGTGCGGTCACGCGGCCCGCGGGCGACGAGCCCGCGACCGCGACGCTCACCGCGACGGTGGCCCTGCGCGGCGCGACCGAGACGCGGACGTTCGACGTCACGGTCCTGCCGGGCGACGGCGACCAGGCCAAGGCGGACGCCGCGGCCGCCGCGCTCGAGGTGACGAACCTCGACGACGTGCGCGGCAACCTGACCCTGCCCGCCACCGGGCTGCACGGCGCGAGCGTGACCTGGGCGTCGTCGTCGGGCACGATCACCCCGACGGGTGAGGTGACGCGCCCGGGCCACGGCGAGGACGCGGAGACCGTGACCCTCACCGCGACGGTGACCGTGGGCGAGGCGACCGCCACGCGCGAGCTCGCGGCGCACGTCCCCGCGCTGCCCGAGCAGGAGGACCTCGCGGGCTACCTCTTCTCCTACTTCGTGGGCGAGGGCACCGCCACGGGCGAGCAGGTCTACTTCGGGCTCAGCCAGGGCAACGACCCGCTCAAGTACCAGAACCTCAACGACAACCAGCCCGTCCTCACGTCCGAGCTGGGGGAGAAGGGCCTGCGGGACCCGTTCATCATCCGCTCGCCCGAGGGCGACAAGTTCTACCAGATCGCGACCGACCTGCGGATCTACGACGGCAACGGCTGGGACGCGGCGCAGCGCACGGGCTCGAAGTCGATCATGGTGTGGGAGTCCACGGACCTCGTGAACTGGACCGACCAGCGCCTCGTGCAGGTCTCGCCTGACACCGCCGGCAACACGTGGGCGCCGGAGGCGTACTACGACGAGACGATCGGCGCGTACGTCGTGTTCTGGGCCTCGAAGCTCTACGCGGAGGACGACCCGGACCACACCGGCAACACCTACAACCGCATGATGTACGCCACGACGCGCGACTTCGTGACGTTCAGCGAGGCGCAGGTGTGGGTCGACCCGGGCTACTCGGTCATCGACTCGACCGTGACGCGGCACGACGGCCAGTACTACCGCTTCACCAAGGACGAGCGGAACAACACGTCGTCCACGCCGTGCTCCAAGTTCATCCTCGCGGAGAAGGCGGCCGAGCTGCGCTCGACGGACTACGAGTTCATCACCGACTGCATCGGCAAGGCGAACTCGCTCGGCGGCGGGATCAACCAGGGCGAGGGCCCGACGATCTTCAAGTCGAACACCGAGGAGAAGTGGTACCTCTTCATCGACGAGTTCGGCGGCCGTGGCTACGTGCCGTTCGAGTCGACCTCGCTCGACGCGGCCGAGTGGACCATGTCCACCGACTACGAGATGCCGTCGCGCCCGCGCCACGGCACGGTGCTCCCCGTGACGCAGGCCGAGTACGACCGCCTGCTGAAGACCTACCAGCCCGACGCGTTCGTCGAGTCCGTCGAGGACGTCGCCGTGACCGTCCAGACCGGCTCCGCGCCGGTGCTGCCCGCGAGCGTCACGGCACGCTTCGCCGACGGGTCCACGGGGTCGGTGGACGTCACGTGGGACGCGGTCGATCCGGCGTCCTACGCGCAGGCGGGCTCGTTCGAGGTGCTGGGCACTCTCGGCGGCGGCGTGAGCGTCCGCGCCCGCGCGGTCGTCACCGTGACCGACGACGTCGTCCCCGTCGAGGGCCTGAGCGTCACCCCCGAGTCGCTCGAGGTGGGCGTCGGCGGCACGCGGCAGCTCACCGCGACCGTCACGCCCGCCAACGCGACGGCGCGCGCGATCACGTGGGCGTCGGACGACGCGGACGTCGCCACGGTCTCGGCCGACGGCGTCGTCACGGGCGTCGGCGAGGGCCACGCGCTCGTCACGGCGACCACGGCCGACGGCTCGCACACCGCGTACGTGGCGGTCGAGGTGACCACGGAGATCCCGGGTCTCGTCGTGCGGTACGCGTTCGACGAGAAGAGCGGCACGGCGGCGGCGAACACCGCGCCCGGGTCGACGTTCGGCCCGGCGACGCTGACCAACGGCGCGGCGTTCTCCGGCACCGGGGAGGGCGTCCGGCTCGACGGGACGGACGACTACGTCGACCTGCCCGACCACCTGCTCGCCGGACTCACCGACGTCACGGTCGCGCTCGACGTCAAGGTCGCGACGGACCAGGCGACGCCGTACTTCGTCTATGGTCTCGGCAACACGAGCGGCACGGCGGGCAACGGGTACCTGTTCACCACGGGCAACGCGTACCGCACGTCGATCGCGACGGGGAACTGGACGACCGAGCAGACCGTCACCAAGAACGCGAACCTCCAGCGCGGGGTGTGGAAGCACCTGACGTACACCTTGTCCGGCACGACGGCCGTGCTCTACGAGGACGGCGTCGAGGTGGGCCGCCAGACGGGCGTCACGATCGACCCGAAGGACATCGGGAACGGCTCGACGCTCGCCAACTACATCGGCCGCTCGCTGTACTCGGGCGACCGCTACCTCAAGGGCTCGGTGCGGGACTTCCGGATCTACGACCGCGCGCTCACGGCGGACGAGGTCTACCAGGTCGGGGCCGACCACACGGCGGTCACGGGTGCCGAGCTCGACGCGCTCAAGGTGCCCGCGATCGTCGACGGGGCGAGCTCGACCGTGACGCTCGCCGTCGAACCGGGCACGGACGTCTCCGCGCTCGCGCCGGTCCTCACGGTCTCGCCGCGCGCGACGGTGACGCCCGCCAACGGCTCGGTGCAGGACCTCACGCAGCCCGTGGCGTACACCGTGACCGGTCCGGACGGGTCGTCGCGCACGTGGACGGTCCAGGCGAAGCAGATGGGCAGCCCCGTGCTGCCGGGGACGTACGCCGACCCGAACATCGCGCAGTTCGGCGGCACGTTCTACCTCTACGCCACGACCGACGGCACGCCGGGCTGGGGCGGCAAGGACTTCTACGTGTGGAAGTCCACCGACCTCGTGACGTGGGAGCGCTCGGAGCAGCCGTTCCTCACGCTCGACGGCGCGAACGGGAACGTCCCCTGGGCGACCGGCAACGCGTGGGCGCCCACGATCATCGAGCGGGACGGGAAGTACTGGTTCTACTTCTCCGGCCACAACCCGACCTACAACCGGAAGACGATCGGCGTCGCGGTGGCCGACAGCCCCGAGGGCCCGTTCACCGCGCAGCCGACGGCGATGATCACCAACGGTGAGGCAGTCACCTCGGGACAGGCCATTGACCCGGCCGCGTTCCGCGACCCGGAGACCGGGAAGTACTGGCTCCTGTGGGGCAACGGCGGCCCGTCGAACGGCCCGGTCATGGCCGAGCTGAACGACGACATGACGTCGATCAAGCAGGACACGCTGCGGCGCATCCCCGGCCTGACCGACTTCCGCGAGGGCCTGTTCCTCAACTACCGGGACGGCGTCTACCACCTCACGTACTCGATCGACGACACGGGCTCGGAGAACTACCGGGTCGGCTACGCGACGTCGGACAGCATCGACGGACCGTGGACGTACCGCGGCGTGATCCTCGAGAAGGACGCCTCGCAGGGCATCCTCGGGACCGGGCACAGCTCGATCCTCAACGTCGAGGGCACGGACGACTGGTACATCGCGTACCACCGGTTCGCGATCCCCGGCGGCGACGGGACGCACCGCGAGACGACGATCGACCGCCTCACGTTCGGCGAGGACGGCCTCATCCAGAAGGTCGTGCCGACGCTCGAGAGCGTGGACCCGGTCGACGTCACCCCCGCGCCCCGGGTCGAGCTGACCGTCGAGGCCACGCCGCGGTGCCTCGCGGGCAAGGTCTACGTCGCGGTCCGGGCGACCAACGCGGGCGACGTGCCCGCCGACGTCACCCTCACGACCCCGTACGGCACGAGGACGTTCGCGGGCGTCGCCCCGGGCGCGAACGCCTACCAGTCGTTCGCGACCCGCGCGACGTCGGTCGAGGCCGGCACCGTGACCGTCACCGGCACGGCGACGCTCGACGGCACCCCGGCCACGACGACGTACGACGTCGCCTACGCCGCGCACGCCTGCGGCTGA